A genomic segment from Aegilops tauschii subsp. strangulata cultivar AL8/78 chromosome 1, Aet v6.0, whole genome shotgun sequence encodes:
- the LOC123497821 gene encoding uncharacterized protein: MEAKQIVWTAPMTSFMLDHLCKVVGDGVRTSTGFKKCQLARCATAMNEHFQLNLTHANIGNHNRTWRRKWGTILKLRGLSGALWDDEKSMIVLDHEHYTNHIKDHKEDEPFLNKPLKHYNEMAIIHGNTMATGQYTKGSNDPLGTEANEISDNEASPLEEGSKSSNGGDSVAPNPKRAKTKSSVDEGLQSTLMAVGERLAIAIERSVSTDNSSTSISTNNSTNNSMVGLWEGMKDIPFFGIDYLAHYFAYLVENPNIAMAFQLLEKDQKSIWVARYVKNTFPPMDG; the protein is encoded by the exons ATGGAGGCTAAACAAATTGTATGGACAGCTCCGATGACTTCCTTCATGCTTGATCACCTATGCAAGGTTGTGGGTGATGGAGTTAGAACATCAACTGGCTTCAAGAAGTGCCAATTGGCTCGTTGTGCGACTGCTATGAATGAGCATTTTCAGCTCAATTTGACTCATGCCAACATTGGTAATCACAATAGGACATGGAGGAGGAAATGGGGAACAATACTCAAACTTAGGGGGTTGAGTGGTGCATTATGGGATGATGAGAAGTCTATGATCGTTCTTGATCATGAGCACTACACTAACCATATTAAG GACCACAAAGAGGATGAACCTTTTCTGAACAAGCCTCTGAAGCACTATAATGAGATGGCTATCATTCATGGTAATACTATGGCCACGGGTCAATATACGAAAGGCTCAAATGACCCCCTTGGTACAGAGGCTAATGAAATTTCAGATAATGAGGCTTCCCCACTTGAAGAAGGTAGCAAGTCAAGCAATGGAGGCGATTCCGTGGCTCCCAATCCCAAAAGGGCCAAAACAAAGTCTAGTGTTGATGAGGGGCTGCAATCAACCCTTATGGCAGTGGGTGAAAGGCTTGCTATTGCCATAGAGAGGAGTGTTAGCACCGACAACAGCTCCACGAGCATCTCTACGAACAACTCTACGAACAACTCCATGGTGGGCCTTTGGGAGGGCATGAAAGATATTCCCTTTTTCGGTATTGATTACCTTGCCCATTATTTTGCCTACTTGGTTGAGAATCCGAACATTGCAATGGCATTTCAACTCTTGGAGAAGGACCAAAAGAGTATTTGGGTTGCTAGGTATGTGAAGAACACCTTCCCTCCAATGGATGGTTGA